ACGCGCGCCAGGATCGCCGCGTGCGCTCCCAGCGGGTACCGATCTCCGCCAAGGTGGTCGCCGACATGATGGTCAGTGTGGGCATCGACCGGGTACTGACCGTCGACCTGCACGCCGAGCAGATCCAGGGCTTCTTCGACGTGCCAGTAGACAACGTCTACGGCTCCTCGGTACTGCTGGACGACATCGAGCGCCAGAGCTACGAAGACCTCGTGGTGGTTTCCCCGGATATTGGCGGCGTTGTGCGCGCCCGTGCCGTGGCCAAAAGCCTGGAGTGCGACCTGGCGATCATCGACAAGCGCCGCCCGGCTGCCAACGTCGCCGAGGTGATGAACATCATCGGCGAGATCGACGGCCGCACCTGCCTGCTGGTCGACGATATGGTCGACACCGCCGGCACCCTCTGCAACGCCGCCAACGCACTGAAAGAGCACGGCGCCAAGAAGGTGATCGCCTACTGCACGCACCCGGTACTGTCCGGCAAGGCCATCGACAACCTGAACAACTCGGTGCTGGATGAACTGGTGGTCACGGACTCCATCCCGCTCGGCGACAAGATGGAGAAGGCCCCGAAGATCCGCCAGCTGACCCTGTCGGCAATGCTGGCCGAATCCGTGCGCCGCATCAGCAACGAGGAGTCGCTGTCGGCGATGTTCCGCTCCTGAGCCCCGCCATCAGCGCACTCCCCAGGGCGAACCGACCGGTTCGCCCTTTTTCGTTGTGCTACCAGCTTGCTACAGCCGCGAATATGCTGGCGATCCGGCAGCCTTTCCCGTAAAATACGCGCCCGCCCGGCACTGCCGGGCGTTTACTATTGGATTGAAGCAATCCGATTAACAACAATGCCAGAGCGGTCCGGTCGCAGGTCGCTCTGGGCAGACAACCCGAGGTTTAACCCATGTCTGATATCAAACTGAACGCCAACGTCCGCAGCGACGAAGGGAAAGGTGCGAGCCGCCGCCTGCGTCGCCTGGAAGGCCGTGTCCCCGGCATCATCTACGGTGGCAAGGCTGAACCGCAGTCTATTTCCCTGCTGCAGAAAGACCTGTTCAAGGCACTGGAAAGCGAAGCTTTCTTCTCTTCCGTACTGACCGTAGACGTCGACGGCAAGAGCGAAAGCGTTATTCTGCGCGACCTGCAGCGCCACCCGGCTAAAGAAATGCTGCTGCACATCGACTTCCAGCGCGTTTCCGCCGACACCAAGGTACACATCAAAGCCCCGCTGCACTTCCTGAACGAAGACAGCTGCAAAGGCGTTAAAGCCGGCGGTATCGTGTCCCACACCCTGACCGAACTGGAAATCAGCGCCCCGGCCTCCAAGCTGCCCGAGTTCATCGAAGTGGACCTGGCCGACCTGGAAATGGATGCTGTGCTGCACATCTCCGACATCAAACTGCCGGCCGGCGTCGAGTCTGTGGATCTGAGCCACGGCGAAGACCACGACCTGGTTGTCGCTTCCGTGCACAAGCCGCGCGGCGCCGTAGAAGCCGAAGCGGCTGAAGGCGAAGAAGCGGAAGGCGGCGAAGCAGAGTAAGGGGCAATATCTTGTCCAAGGCACCGGATACTCCAATCCAGTTGATCGTGGGGCTGGGCAACCCCGGCCCCGAGTACGACCGGACCCGTCATAACGCCGGTGCCGACTTTGTCACCGAGCTGGCGCGCCACCACGGCGCCCAGCTCGCGTCCGACAGCAAATATCGCGGCCTGACCGGCCGGGTGCGGATTGGCGGCCAGGATATCCGCCTGCTGATTCCCACCACCTATATGAATCGCAGCGGCCAATCTGTCGGCCCGCTGGCGCACTTCTTCAAGATTCCCGCCGAAGCCATCCTGGTCGCTCACGATGAGCTCGACCTGCCCCCGGGTACCGCACGCCTGAAAGCCGGCGGCGGCCACGGCGGCCACAACGGCCTGCGGGATATTATTTCCGCCCTGGGCAACAATCGCGACTTCATGCGCCTGCGCCTCGGCATCGGCCACCCGGGCAATGCCCGCGAGGTGGTCAATTATGTCCTGCAGCGCGCCCCCCGGGCCGAGCAGGAACAGCTGGCGGATGCCATTGAACACGCCATCGACGCCATGCCCGAGGCCACCAGCGGCGATTGGGGTGCAGCGATGAAAGACCTGCACACCAACAACAAATCGTAAGGTGCGCGACGCGCACCACCCCAAGCACACACGGTGCGCACCGCGTACCCCACGTTAACGGAAAGATCACCATGGGTTTCACTTGCGGAATCGTCGGCCTGCCCAATGTGGGCAAGTCCACTCTCTTTAACGCCCTGACCAAGGCCGGCATCGATGCAGAGAACTTCCCTTTCTGCACCATCGAGCCCAACGCCGGCGTAGTACCGGTGCCGGACCCACGCCTGGATAAACTGGCGGAGATCGTCAAACCGCAGAAGGTGATCCCGACCACTATGGAGTTCACCGATATTGCCGGACTGGTGGCAGGCGCCTCCAAGGGCGAGGGCCTGGGCAACAAGTTCCTGGCCAATATCCGCGAGACCGATGCCATCGCCCACGTGGTACGCTGCTTCGAGGACGACAACGTCATTCACGTGTCCAACCAGGTGCACCCGCTGGCCGATATCGAAGTGATCAACACCGAGCTGGCGCTGGCCGACCTGGATACCGTGGAAAAGGCCCTGCAGCGCTTTACCCGCGCCGCCAAAGGCCAGGACAAGCACGCCATCAAGATGAAGGCGCTGCTGGAGAAAATCCAGCCGCACCTGGACGAAGCCAAGCCGCTGCGCTCTTTCGGCCTGTCCGAAGAAGAGCTGGCCGATCTGCGCGAGCTGAGCCTGCTCACCGTCAAGCCGACCATGTATATCGCCAATGTCGACGA
This region of Microbulbifer sp. SAOS-129_SWC genomic DNA includes:
- a CDS encoding 50S ribosomal protein L25/general stress protein Ctc, with protein sequence MSDIKLNANVRSDEGKGASRRLRRLEGRVPGIIYGGKAEPQSISLLQKDLFKALESEAFFSSVLTVDVDGKSESVILRDLQRHPAKEMLLHIDFQRVSADTKVHIKAPLHFLNEDSCKGVKAGGIVSHTLTELEISAPASKLPEFIEVDLADLEMDAVLHISDIKLPAGVESVDLSHGEDHDLVVASVHKPRGAVEAEAAEGEEAEGGEAE
- a CDS encoding ribose-phosphate pyrophosphokinase produces the protein MVFTGNANPELAQKIVDHMAIPLGEAVVKRFSDGEIAVEITDNVRGRDVFVVQSTCQPTNRNLMELILLVDALRRASAGRITAVVPYFGYARQDRRVRSQRVPISAKVVADMMVSVGIDRVLTVDLHAEQIQGFFDVPVDNVYGSSVLLDDIERQSYEDLVVVSPDIGGVVRARAVAKSLECDLAIIDKRRPAANVAEVMNIIGEIDGRTCLLVDDMVDTAGTLCNAANALKEHGAKKVIAYCTHPVLSGKAIDNLNNSVLDELVVTDSIPLGDKMEKAPKIRQLTLSAMLAESVRRISNEESLSAMFRS
- the pth gene encoding aminoacyl-tRNA hydrolase, which encodes MSKAPDTPIQLIVGLGNPGPEYDRTRHNAGADFVTELARHHGAQLASDSKYRGLTGRVRIGGQDIRLLIPTTYMNRSGQSVGPLAHFFKIPAEAILVAHDELDLPPGTARLKAGGGHGGHNGLRDIISALGNNRDFMRLRLGIGHPGNAREVVNYVLQRAPRAEQEQLADAIEHAIDAMPEATSGDWGAAMKDLHTNNKS
- the ychF gene encoding redox-regulated ATPase YchF encodes the protein MGFTCGIVGLPNVGKSTLFNALTKAGIDAENFPFCTIEPNAGVVPVPDPRLDKLAEIVKPQKVIPTTMEFTDIAGLVAGASKGEGLGNKFLANIRETDAIAHVVRCFEDDNVIHVSNQVHPLADIEVINTELALADLDTVEKALQRFTRAAKGQDKHAIKMKALLEKIQPHLDEAKPLRSFGLSEEELADLRELSLLTVKPTMYIANVDEDGFENNPHLDAVAAIAAEENAVLVPICNKLEAEIAELDDDEKQEFLEELGMDEPGLNRVIRAGYQLLGLHTYFTAGVKEVRAWTIPVGATAPQAAGRIHTDFEKGFIRAEVVSYEDFVGYKGEAGAKDAGKWRLEGKDYIVADGDVVHFRFNV